In Dysidea avara chromosome 3, odDysAvar1.4, whole genome shotgun sequence, a single window of DNA contains:
- the LOC136248796 gene encoding inverted formin-2-like — MSTRWSKLTKQVTRDVIDSKQSLPASLEGADAELCIVLFKSSLNFHGLKRRISSSDQEWMEQFLEQGGLETVFDTLSVLGQKGFSKRTAMMDAIQQLECIACIKAIMNRPYGMKHTVMNGEKFVKRFIEELNTTNTLMKMQVYQLLSCLCMYSDEGYTGLGYQLSTTALQHYKKTFGERHQFSVLIKELREAETAEYCSTVLAFINCFIASCEDIEERTIIRDDLAALNLMDILSKWRNTEDEDLATQLDVFDEEFAIDEETMVGEFEEGMDISNHRDVFRAVYSKVVGTPNALSFLHILQHLMLLDRDSKKSNIVWEMLEKMVLSAVMMSEGHEEDSNQFVSASTEKLRKAITKIVTDEQAQASVAEQDAEVAPPPSALSPPPLVDATAPPPPPPPPLPGEVQPPPPPPGGAPPPPPPPPPPGGVLPPPPPPPPPGGAPPPGGAPPPPPPPGGAPLGGSAALFSMPGTFSSVLEAAMKFKPKRKMRVLNWKKLPQNTISNSRLSLWRRESQVALNLAVDQDQIEELFSRPEVVAKSKPIQEEEKKAPSVVSLLDTKTSLNINIFLKQFRTTNKEVIAIIVEGNVSKFSLEQLKAFEKLLPDRSTVDILKSYDGDKNVLGSAEDFLLQLIEIDKYVLRVQGMQLRLEFAEKKEDLQPALKTFHEAVDEILSSESLKELFYTILVIGNVVNAGSRSGNAYGFTITSLDNLRDTRANKPRMNFLHYVASVCQQQFPSLLNVMDELPHLRPASKLSVEHLTNEVREIKTNLKKMGDKMKAAPEDFKQQMEEFLKVAKDETSSLSASVDDLSEKLESIAEFFCEDKQKFNIEGVLSRLLQFAESIPALAKENEQREVMERKKAERERIKAAQEEKKRQQQGAAGADETSKPKIPEEEEDLVDALLKEIRQGTTLRRRSQRFSGGRRRSTVSKGFGLKQDDVARLQKLYQQATIEEENENEGNNGSPKAEKKEETRKLSDTQMKRQQFLDTYKRRRRATDVVTSNGTVNDDSLEQHEQPPVHQRHSSAPSLPHYETTI, encoded by the exons ATGTCCACTCGGTGGAGTAAACTTACCAAACAAGTAACAAGGGATGTTATAGACTCGAAACAGTCACTACCAGCTAGTCTAGAAGGTGCAGACGCGGAGCTGTGCATCGTGTTGTTCAAGAGCTCGCTGAACTTCCATGGACTGAAGAGAAGGATCAGTAGCTCTGATCAGGAATGGATGGAACAGTTCTTGGAACAAGGAGGACTGGAAACAGTTTTCGACACTCTCTCGGTGCTCGGCCAGAAGGGATTTAGTAAGCGAACAGCAATGATGGACGCCATTCAACAGCTGGAGTGTATTGCTTGTATCAAGGCGATCATGAATCGTCCATACGGGATGAAACACACGGTGATGAACGGTGAAAAGTTTGTGAAGAGATTTATCGAAG AGCTAAACACGACAAACACATTGATGAAGATGCAAGTTTATCAGCTACTCAGTTGTCTGTGTATGTATTCTGATGAAGGTTATACTGGACTGGGATATCAACTGTCGACCACAGCATTGCAACATTACAAG AAAACTTTTGGAGAGCGTCACCAGTTCAGTGTGTTAATTAAGGAATTAAGAGAAGCAGAAACAGCTGAATATTGCTCCACAGTCCTTGCCTTCATTAACTGTTTCATAGCAAGCTGTGAAGACATTGAGGAAAGAACCATAATAAGGGACGACCTTGCAG CACTAAATTTGATGGATATCTTGTCAAAATGGAG AAACACTGAAGATGAGGACCTGGCCACTCAATTGGATGTCTTTGATGAAGAATTTGCCATTGATGAAGAAACTATGGTTGGAGAATTTGAAGAAGGAATGGACATTAGTAATCACAGGGATGTGTTCAGAGCAGTGTACAGTAAA gTGGTTGGTACTCCAAATGCTTTATCATTTCTACACATCTTACAACATCTGATGTTACTGGATAGAGATAGTAAGAAGAGTAACATAGTGTGGGAGATGTTGGAGAAGATGGTATTATCTGCTGTAATGATGAGTGAGGGACATGAAGAGGATAGTAATCAGTTTGTGTCAGCTAGTACAGAGAAGTTGAGAAAGGCAATAACTAAAATTGTCACTGATGAACAAGCTCAAGCTTCAGTAGCAGAGCAAGATGCAGAAGTAGCCCCTCCTCCATCTGCTTTGTCTCCTCCACCACTGGTAGATGCTACAGCCCCACCTCCTCCTCCTCCACCACCTCTTCCTGGTGAAGTCCAACCTCCTCCTCCTCCACCAGGAGGAGCCCCACCACCTCCTCCTCCACCTCCACCCCCAGGTGGAGTCTTGCCTCCTCCACCACCACCTCCACCCCCTGGAGGAGCTCCCCCTCCAGGTGGAGCCCCACCTCCTCCACCGCCCCCTGGTGGAGCACCTCTTGGAGGAAGTGCAGCACTGTTTAGCATGCCAG GTACATTTTCGTCTGTACTCGAAGCAGCTATGAAGTTCAAGCCAAAAAGGAAAATGAGAGTGTTGAACTGGAAGAAGTTACCACAAAATACCATCAGCAACAGCAGGCTATCTCTATGGAGGAGAGAATCTCAAGTTGCACTAAATCTAGCAGTGGATCAAGATCAGATTGAAGAGTTGTTCAGTAGACCAGAGGTGGTGGCAAAAAGCAAACCCatacaagaagaagaaaagaaagcaCCATCTGTT GTTAGCTTGCTAGACACTAAGACAAGCTTAAATATTAACATATTCTTGAAGCAATTTCGTACCACCAACAAGGAGGTGATTGCCATCATAGTAGAAGGAAATGTATCAAAATTTTCACTTGAACAACTGAAAGCATTTGAGAAACTTCTTCCTGACAGGAGCACA GTTGACATTCTCAAGTCTTACGATGGTGATAAGAATGTGTTAGGATCAGCTGAGGATTTCTTACTGCAGCTCATTGAAATTGACAA GTATGTTCTGAGAGTACAGGGTATGCAGTTACGTTTGGAGTTCGCAGAGAAGAAAGAAGACCTTCAACCAGCTTTGAAGACGTTTCATGAGGCAGTGGATG AAATCCTGTCTTCTGAGTCATTGAAGGAACTGTTTTATACAATTTTAGTAATAGGGAATGTAGTTAATGCA GGAAGTCGGTCAGGAAATGCATATGGCTTTACCATTACCTCACTAGATAATTTGAGAGATACACGTGCCAACAAACCCCGCATGAATTTCTTACATTATGTTGCTTCA GTATGTCAACAGCAGTTTCCTAGTTTGTTGAATGTGATGGATGAGTTGCCACACTTAAGACCAGCTAGCAA ATTATCTGTGGAGCACCTTACGAATGAGGTCagagaaattaaaacaaatttgaagaaaatggGAGATAAAATGAAAGCAGCACCAGAAGATTTTAAACAACAGATGGAAGAATTTTTAAAG GTTGCTAAAGATGAGACATCTTCATTGAGTGCAAGTGTGGATGACCTCAGTGAAAAGTTAGAAAGCATTGCTGAATTCTTTTGTGAAGATAAacaaaagtttaacattgaagGAGTACTTTCTCGTCTGCTGCAGTTTGCTGAAAGCATTCCAGCACTAGCTAAG GAAAATGAACAGAGGGAAGTGATGGAGAGAAAAAAGGCTGAAAGAGAAAGGATAAAAGCTGCACAAGAAGAAAAGAAGAGACAACAGCAAGGTGCTGCAGGAGCAGATGAAACCAGTAAACCTAAAATTCCAGAGGAAGAGGAGGACCTTGTTGATGCATTATTAAAAGAGATTCGTCAAGGCACTACCTTACGTCGTCGCAGTCAGCGTTTCAGTGGTGGTCGACGTCGCAGTACTGTGAGCAAAGGGTTTGGACTGAAGCAAGATGACGTAGCAAGATTACAGAAGCTCTACCAGCAAGCTACAATAGAAGAAGAAAATGAGAACGAAGGAAACAATGGCTCACCAAAAGCAGAGAAAAAAGAAGAAACACGCAAACTATCTGATACACAGATGAAACGTCAGCAATTCTTGGACACCTACAAAAGGCGACGACGTGCCACCGATGTAGTCACTAGTAATGGTACTGTAAATGATGACAGTTTAGAGCAACATGAACAACCTCCAGTACATCAACGGCACTCTAGTGCACCTAGCCTCCCACATTATGAAACAACCATTTAG
- the LOC136248800 gene encoding inverted formin-2-like isoform X1 yields MSKWKVVKRAVLQKQGSFSIASFEGSDPELCITLFKTSQNFTGLKTRIKSADQKWMEEFLEQEGLETVFSSLAGLGMKTTYTFIDAVRQLECMGCIKAIMNHPFGMEYAITVVGEKVFYKLIEELNTNNTLVKMQVFELLSCICMDSDEGYQLANAALQYYKKFKGTMHKLSVVVEELRGSETDEYRTVIMVFINCLLTPDHNAEKRTAIRVEFAALNLMDILATMRNTEDIDVATQLDVFDEEFSADQETMVSEGGMDISNHKDVFRAVYSKVVGTPNALSFLHILQHLMLLDRDSKKSNIVWEMLEKMVLSAVMMSEGNEEDSNQFVSASTEKIRKVMAEINNGEQSASIPPIVAGNESQTAPPPCAPPPPLPPGGAPPPPPLPPGGAPPPPPPPGGAPPPPPFGGISATVVEEDPQNATFEASIKFVPSKKMKVLNWKKLPRNTINNKQSVWKECVKLSEFVVVNEEQIVDLFCRAVIDSQAEKKDTMKSKQPLTVALLDAKTSLNINIFLKQFRTSNEEVVAMITQGNIEKISLEQLKAFEKLLPDRSTTEILTIYDGDHAVLGSAERFLLQLIKVENYTLRIQGMQLKLEFQEKKAELKPALETFHQAIDEIFSSESLKKVFHIILVTGNMINAGGHSGKAYGFTMTSLDNLGDTRANKPRMTFMHYIASICQEQHPDLLNTVEDLPHLEATSNLSLEYLSAQVKQMGKKLSDMNKKLTNAPEDLLQQMKGFLSETDGTIADLDDSLTKLDTKITKMAEFFCEDQDQFKVEELLSRLLKLVQQLPNLAQENIQRQKLEKKRAMQEEQQKTLDKRSSTKVNEHGGTKENEDIVDDLMKELRAGIPLRRRTMKKRQPSTISRNRRTLSKKDVARLQTMKLHSISSEKQTAV; encoded by the exons ATGTCGAAGTGGAAGGTTGTAAAGCGAGCGGTGCTCCAGAAACAAGGGAGCTTTTCTATTGCTAGTTTTGAAGGCTCGGACCCTGAACTGTGCATAACCTTGTTTAAAACTTCCCAAAATTTTACTGGGTTGAAAACTAGAATCAAATCTGCCGACCAGAAATGGATGGAAGAGTTTTTAGAGCAAGAAGGACTAGAGACAGTGTTCTCGTCATTGGCGGGGCTTGGCATGAAGACCACCTACACGTTTATTGATGCTGTGCGACAGCTGGAGTGTATGGGATGCATCAAAGCGATCATGAACCACCCCTTTGGTATGGAGTACGCCATCACCGTGGTGGGGGAGAAGGTGTTTTACAAACTAATAGAAG aACTCAACACTAACAACACACTAGTGAAGATGCAAGTATTTGAACTACTCAGTTGTATATGCATGGACTCTGATGAAGGATATCAACTAGCTAATGCTGCTCTACAATACTACAAG AAATTCAAAGGAACAATGCACAAACTTAGTGTTGTGGTTGAGGAATTGAGAGGATCTGAAACAGATGAATATCGTACAGTGATCATGGTATTTATTAACTGTCTACTAACCCCTGATCACAATGCTGAGAAGAGGACAGCTATCAGGGTGGAATTCGCAG CACTCAACTTGATGGATATTCTGGCTACTATGAG GAACACCGAAGACATTGACGTAGCTACTCAACTGGATGTGTTTGATGAAGAGTTTTCTGCAGATCAAGAGACAATGGTCTCAGAAGGTGGAATGGACATTAGTAATCACAAGGATGTGTTCAGAGCAGTGTACAGTAAA gTGGTTGGTACTCCAAATGCTTTATCATTTCTACACATCTTACAACATCTGATGTTACTGGATAGAGATAGTAAGAAGAGTAACATAGTGTGGGAGATGTTGGAAAAGATGGTATTATCTGCTGTAATGATGAGTGAGGGAAATGAAGAAGACAGTAATCAGTTTGTGTCAGCCAGTACAGAGAAGATAAGGAAAGTAATGGCTGAGATTAACAATGGTGAACAGTCAGCTTCAATCCCTCCTATAGTAGCAGGAAATGAGTCACAAACAGCCCCTCCTCCCTGTGCTCCGCCACCACCACTACCCCCAGGTGGAGCCCCTCCTCCACCACCTCTGCCTCCTGGAGGAGCTCCACCCCCACCTCCTCCTCCTGGAGGAGCTCCTCCTCCACCACCTTTTGGAGGCATATCAGCCACTGTAGTTGAGGAAGATCCTCAAAATGCCACATTTGAAGCATCTATTAAGTTTGTACCCAGTAAAAAGATGAAGGTTCTAAACTGGAAAAAGTTGCCTAGAAACACAATTAACAACAAACAGTCAGTGTGGAAAGAATGTGTGAAACTGTCAGAATTTGTAGTTGTGAATGAAGAACAAATTGTTGATCTGTTTTGCAGAGCAGTGATAGACAGTCAAGCAGAGAAAAAGGACACAATGAAATCTAAACAACCACTCACA GTGGCTCTTTTAGATGCTAAAACAAGTTTGAATATCAACATTTTCTTGAAGCAATTCCGCACAAGTAATGAGGAAGTTGTGGCCATGATAACACAAGGAAACATTGAGAAAATTTCCCTTGAACAGTTGAAAGCATTTGAGAAGCTTCTTCCTGACAGAAGCACA ACTGAGATCCTGACTATATATGATGGTGACCACGCTGTACTTGGAAGTGCTGAGAGATTTTTACTACAACTTATTAAAGTTGAAAA TTACACACTGAGAATACAAGGAATGCAGTTAAAGTTAGAGTTTCAGGAAAAGAAGGCAGAACTGAAGCCAGCATTGGAAACATTTCATCAGGCCATAGATG aAATATTCTCATCGGAATCACTGAAGAAAGTTTTCCACATCATCTTAGTAACAGGAAACATGATCAATGCT GGTGGTCATTCTGGTAAGGCATATGGCTTCACCATGACATCACTGGACAACTTGGGAGACACTCGTGCCAACAAACCTCGTATGACCTTCATGCATTACATCGCCTCA ATCTGTCAAGAACAACATCCTGACCTGCTAAATACAGTGGAAGACTTGCCACATCTTGAGGCAACCAGCAA TTTGTCCTTAGAGTACCTGTCTGCTCAAGTGAAACAAATGGGAAAGAAGCTGTCTGAtatgaataaaaaattaacTAATGCACCAGAAGATTTACTACAGCAAATGAAAGGTTTTTTGAGT GAAACTGATGGAACTATTGCTGACCTTGATGACAGCTTGACTAAACTAGACACAAAAATAACAAAAATGGCAGAATTCTTTTGTGAGGATCAAGATCAGTTCAAAGTTGAAGAACTACTCAGCCGCTTATTGAAACTTGTACAACAACTACCAAATTTGGCACAG GAGAATATTCAAAGACAGAAATTGGAAAAGAAGAGAGCCATGCAAGAGGAACAACAGAAGACACTGGATAAAAGAAGCAGCACAAAGGTGAATGAACACGGTGGTACCAAAGAAAATGAAGATATTGTTGATGATTTAATGAAAGAACTTCGTGCTGGAATACCATTACGACGGCGCACCATGAAGAAGAGGCAGCCATCTACTATCAGCCGTAACAGGCGTACTCTTTCGAAAAAAGATGTTGCAAGACTTCAAACCATGAAACTACATAGCATAAGCTCTGAAAAGCAGACAGCTGTATAA
- the LOC136248800 gene encoding inverted formin-2-like isoform X2: protein MAASSNHHGRSRTLLGWFASNKKPPNEVQASCADSSQSCSLDNPIPCDNVSSVVPVPVCDLDSSNEPAEIMSPSPKKKFKGTMHKLSVVVEELRGSETDEYRTVIMVFINCLLTPDHNAEKRTAIRVEFAALNLMDILATMRNTEDIDVATQLDVFDEEFSADQETMVSEGGMDISNHKDVFRAVYSKVVGTPNALSFLHILQHLMLLDRDSKKSNIVWEMLEKMVLSAVMMSEGNEEDSNQFVSASTEKIRKVMAEINNGEQSASIPPIVAGNESQTAPPPCAPPPPLPPGGAPPPPPLPPGGAPPPPPPPGGAPPPPPFGGISATVVEEDPQNATFEASIKFVPSKKMKVLNWKKLPRNTINNKQSVWKECVKLSEFVVVNEEQIVDLFCRAVIDSQAEKKDTMKSKQPLTVALLDAKTSLNINIFLKQFRTSNEEVVAMITQGNIEKISLEQLKAFEKLLPDRSTTEILTIYDGDHAVLGSAERFLLQLIKVENYTLRIQGMQLKLEFQEKKAELKPALETFHQAIDEIFSSESLKKVFHIILVTGNMINAGGHSGKAYGFTMTSLDNLGDTRANKPRMTFMHYIASICQEQHPDLLNTVEDLPHLEATSNLSLEYLSAQVKQMGKKLSDMNKKLTNAPEDLLQQMKGFLSETDGTIADLDDSLTKLDTKITKMAEFFCEDQDQFKVEELLSRLLKLVQQLPNLAQENIQRQKLEKKRAMQEEQQKTLDKRSSTKVNEHGGTKENEDIVDDLMKELRAGIPLRRRTMKKRQPSTISRNRRTLSKKDVARLQTMKLHSISSEKQTAV, encoded by the exons ATGGCCGCCAGTAGTAACCATCATGGCAGAAGTAGAACGCTGTTAGGTTGGTTTGCAAGCAATAAGAAGCCTCCAAATGAAGTTCAAGCCAGCTGTGCAGACAGCTCACAAAGTTGCTCTTTGGATAATCCGATCCCTTGTGACAATGTCTCCTCAGTTGTGCCTGTACCTGTGTGTGACTTGGACAGCAGCAATGAGCCAGCAGAAATCATGTCACCTTCACCTAAGAAG AAATTCAAAGGAACAATGCACAAACTTAGTGTTGTGGTTGAGGAATTGAGAGGATCTGAAACAGATGAATATCGTACAGTGATCATGGTATTTATTAACTGTCTACTAACCCCTGATCACAATGCTGAGAAGAGGACAGCTATCAGGGTGGAATTCGCAG CACTCAACTTGATGGATATTCTGGCTACTATGAG GAACACCGAAGACATTGACGTAGCTACTCAACTGGATGTGTTTGATGAAGAGTTTTCTGCAGATCAAGAGACAATGGTCTCAGAAGGTGGAATGGACATTAGTAATCACAAGGATGTGTTCAGAGCAGTGTACAGTAAA gTGGTTGGTACTCCAAATGCTTTATCATTTCTACACATCTTACAACATCTGATGTTACTGGATAGAGATAGTAAGAAGAGTAACATAGTGTGGGAGATGTTGGAAAAGATGGTATTATCTGCTGTAATGATGAGTGAGGGAAATGAAGAAGACAGTAATCAGTTTGTGTCAGCCAGTACAGAGAAGATAAGGAAAGTAATGGCTGAGATTAACAATGGTGAACAGTCAGCTTCAATCCCTCCTATAGTAGCAGGAAATGAGTCACAAACAGCCCCTCCTCCCTGTGCTCCGCCACCACCACTACCCCCAGGTGGAGCCCCTCCTCCACCACCTCTGCCTCCTGGAGGAGCTCCACCCCCACCTCCTCCTCCTGGAGGAGCTCCTCCTCCACCACCTTTTGGAGGCATATCAGCCACTGTAGTTGAGGAAGATCCTCAAAATGCCACATTTGAAGCATCTATTAAGTTTGTACCCAGTAAAAAGATGAAGGTTCTAAACTGGAAAAAGTTGCCTAGAAACACAATTAACAACAAACAGTCAGTGTGGAAAGAATGTGTGAAACTGTCAGAATTTGTAGTTGTGAATGAAGAACAAATTGTTGATCTGTTTTGCAGAGCAGTGATAGACAGTCAAGCAGAGAAAAAGGACACAATGAAATCTAAACAACCACTCACA GTGGCTCTTTTAGATGCTAAAACAAGTTTGAATATCAACATTTTCTTGAAGCAATTCCGCACAAGTAATGAGGAAGTTGTGGCCATGATAACACAAGGAAACATTGAGAAAATTTCCCTTGAACAGTTGAAAGCATTTGAGAAGCTTCTTCCTGACAGAAGCACA ACTGAGATCCTGACTATATATGATGGTGACCACGCTGTACTTGGAAGTGCTGAGAGATTTTTACTACAACTTATTAAAGTTGAAAA TTACACACTGAGAATACAAGGAATGCAGTTAAAGTTAGAGTTTCAGGAAAAGAAGGCAGAACTGAAGCCAGCATTGGAAACATTTCATCAGGCCATAGATG aAATATTCTCATCGGAATCACTGAAGAAAGTTTTCCACATCATCTTAGTAACAGGAAACATGATCAATGCT GGTGGTCATTCTGGTAAGGCATATGGCTTCACCATGACATCACTGGACAACTTGGGAGACACTCGTGCCAACAAACCTCGTATGACCTTCATGCATTACATCGCCTCA ATCTGTCAAGAACAACATCCTGACCTGCTAAATACAGTGGAAGACTTGCCACATCTTGAGGCAACCAGCAA TTTGTCCTTAGAGTACCTGTCTGCTCAAGTGAAACAAATGGGAAAGAAGCTGTCTGAtatgaataaaaaattaacTAATGCACCAGAAGATTTACTACAGCAAATGAAAGGTTTTTTGAGT GAAACTGATGGAACTATTGCTGACCTTGATGACAGCTTGACTAAACTAGACACAAAAATAACAAAAATGGCAGAATTCTTTTGTGAGGATCAAGATCAGTTCAAAGTTGAAGAACTACTCAGCCGCTTATTGAAACTTGTACAACAACTACCAAATTTGGCACAG GAGAATATTCAAAGACAGAAATTGGAAAAGAAGAGAGCCATGCAAGAGGAACAACAGAAGACACTGGATAAAAGAAGCAGCACAAAGGTGAATGAACACGGTGGTACCAAAGAAAATGAAGATATTGTTGATGATTTAATGAAAGAACTTCGTGCTGGAATACCATTACGACGGCGCACCATGAAGAAGAGGCAGCCATCTACTATCAGCCGTAACAGGCGTACTCTTTCGAAAAAAGATGTTGCAAGACTTCAAACCATGAAACTACATAGCATAAGCTCTGAAAAGCAGACAGCTGTATAA